The segment CCGCCAACGGCACCAGCACCATCGGACGCCCCGACAGGTGCCGGTGCCGCACCGTCGCCACCGGCTGCGCCCGCTGCGCCCGCACCGCCTCCAACCGGGCCAGCGTGGACAGCAGGCTCACCGCACGCCCCCGACCGCCAGCGCCTCGGCCCGCAGCCGGGCCGCGTACGCCAGCCGCTCGGACGCCTCGTCCAGGCCCAACCCGCCCGCCAACTCCGGCTCCAGGCCCGCCGCGCCGCCCGACTCCGCCGCCGCCAGCGCCTCCTCGACGGTGCGCAGCGACCCCAGCTCGCCGCGCACCCCGCGGCCCAACTGCTCCACCTCGCCCGCGCAGCGCGCCTGCGAACGGCAGTGGAAGCCCAGCTCGCAGGCCGAGATGCAGTCCGGGGCGTACGCGGCGGGCACCGCGGCAACCGCCTCGGCCAGCTCCCCGGCCGGCCGGGTCGGCGTGCCGGTCTCGTCCCGGGCGAGGTCGAACGTCACCCCGTCGGGCAGCGCCGCGAGCAGCTGGTCGATCCGCGTCATCCGGGACAACTGCCGCCGGGTGACCGCCAGTTCGCGCCGCCCGTCGACCGGGACGGCGACCGGGTGGGAGGAGAAGTCCTTCGGGCAGACCAGCAGCACCGTCAACTCCGGTGCGCCCGGCAGCTCCTGTACCGCGTACGGATCCGCGGACAGCGACCGGCCGGCCAGCCGGGCCGCCGCCTCCTGCAGCGCCAGCACGTACACCGCGGCCTGCCGGGCGGCCGCCCCGACGTTCGCCGGATCGGCCGAACCGTCCAGCACCGGGAAGGACTTGATCTCCACCACGGTGCACCGGCCGGCGTGCACCACCAGCGCGTCCGGCTCCAGGTAGGCCGGGCTGCCCGCCACGTCCAGCCGCAGCATCGGGTGGTCCAGCAGCGTCCAGGCCACCGGGTCGGCCGCCGCCTCGGCGAGCACCGCCAGCGTCCGCTCCGCGCGGACCGCCGGGGCCGCCGAAGGCAGCAAGTCCGGTACGGCGAGCGAGGACACCTCGTCCGCCGGGACGCCCAGCCGGCGGCGCAGCGGCTCCAGCAGCACCGCGTAGCCGTCCCGCTTCAAGCGGGACTCGAACTGCAGGCCGCGGCGGATCGCGAACGGCGACTGGCCGAACGGCGCCGGACGGCCCAACTGCTGGGCGAGCGCGGTCTTGTCGACGCCCGCGGCGTCCAGCAGGGCGCGGCGGCGGCAACCCGGATTGGCGGCGAGCGCGGCGAGGGCACGGGCGTCGAGGCTGCGCTGCGGCGCCGGGCCGCGCAACTCGGAGAGCCGCCGCAGCGGCGGGGAGGCCTGCCCCAGGTGCGAGACGTTCATGGTGCGGCCCAGTCTCGCATCCTGAGCCGACAGAGCGGAGCCCGGCACTCGAACCGGGCGCACCGGGCGGGTCGGCGCGGGCGATCGGTGCGGGACGTCGGCGCGGGACGCCGCCGCGGGACGTCGGCGCGGGACGTCGGCGCACCCGGTGCGGGACCGCGGGGCGGCGGTGCGGGATCATGGGACGTTGGCCCCGACGCCGGGGCCAGTGAACCGCCCCCATCGAACGAGGTACACCGCATGCCCGCCCGCATCGTGCTGGTCCGCCACGGCGAGACCTCCTGGTCGGCCACCGGCCGGCACACCGGCCGCACCGACGTCCCGCTCACCGACGAGGGCCGGCAGATGGCCCGCGCCCTCGGCGAGCGCCTGGCCCGCGCCCCCTGGAACGGCCTGCCCGGGGCGACCGTGTACACCAGCCCGCTCTCCCGGGCCCGGGAGACCGCCGAACTGGCCGGCTTCGGCGACCGCGCCACCGACCGCCCCGAACTCCTCGAGTGGGACTACGGGCAGTACGAGGGCCGCACCGGCACCGACATCCGGGAGACCGACCAGCCCGGCTGGCTGATCTGGCGCGACGGCGTGCCCGGCGGCGAGACGCTGGCCCAGGTGTCCGACCGGGTCGACGCCTTCCTCGCCGAACTCAACGAGGAGCACGGCACCCCCGACCCCGACACCACCACCATGCACTGCGCGGACCGCGACGTCGTCCTGTTCGCCCACGGCCACCTGCTGCGGATCCTCACCGCCCGCTGGCTCGGCCTGCCCCCCGAGTACGCCCAGCGCCTCAAGCTCGGCACCGCCGCGCTCTGCGTGCTCTCCTGGGAGTACGGGCTGCCCGCGATCGAGATCTGGAACGACCACAGCCACCTGGAGCGGCTCGGGCACTGACGGCCCGGCAGCCGGCGGGAGGTCGCTCGGCGGGCGCCCGGTGGCGGGCGCCCGGTGGCGGGCGGCCGGTCGACGGACGGCCGGTCGACGGTGGCTCAGGCCGCCACCGCGTCGTAGCCGTCCAGGAAGTCCCGGACCTCCGGCACGGCGGCGTGCGGGCGCAGCCGGTCCGCGGTGTGCGCCAGCATGCCGCGGATCCGCGCCGAGCGGACCTGGCCGAGCAGTGCCACCGCCGCCGCACCGTGCTCGGCCGCGCCCGCCAGGTCGCCCCGGCCCAGCCGGTCGTGCGCCAACTCGGCGGTGTACAGCACCCGGTTGCGGACGAAGTGCGGCTCCTGCAGCCCCACCGCCCGCTCGGCCCGGGCGGTGGCCCGGTCCCACTCGCCGAGCGCCGACCAGCACTGCGCCTCCTGCCCGGCCAGCTCCGCCTCGCCGTAGAACGACATCCACTCCGGGTCGTCCGGCCGCTCGCCCCGGTCGAACAGCTCGTACGCCCGGGCCAGCGCCCGCTCGCAGGCCGACCGGTCGCCGAGCAGCGCCCAGCCGCCCGCCTCGCGCAGCACCAGCAGCGACAGCAGCCGGTCCGAGCCCAACCCGTCCGCCGCGGCCTGCCCGGCCTGGGCGGCCCGCAGCGCCTCGCGGGGGCGGCCGGCGTCCCGGGCCAGGAAGGCGCTGTTGCTGAACACGTGCGCCTCCAGGTGCGGGTCGCGGGCCATCCGGGCGGTGGCCAGCGCCTCCGAGTAGAACGACCTGGCGTCCGTCAGCCGGTTCGAGTCGTGCGCCAACCAGCCGACCGAGATGGCGAGTTCGCCCGCCCCGCACTGCAGCCGGCGCTCGGTCGCGGCGTTGTACTCGCCGTCGTTGAGCAGCACGTAGGCGCTGCGCAGCGACTGCCCGGCCAGCTCGAACAGGGCGTCCGCGCCGTGCGCGTCGTCCAGCAGCCGGATGTCGCGGACCGCCTGCTCCACGCCCTGCACCTCGGCCGCGCCGACCCGGCGGCGCTCCGGCCGGGGCGGGGCCGCGGGCAGCGGGGCGGCGGCGGGCGGGGCCTGGTCCAGGCCGAGCACGGCCGCCAGGGCGGTGGGACCGCCGTTCAGGAACGTACGGCGAAGCACGTCGTCGTTCTCCTCGTCAGACCGGAGCGGGGCGTCCGGCGGGTGGGCCGGGACGGGCGGTTCGGCGGCCGGCGCCCGGCGGCGGGCCGCCGAGCGCGGTGCGAACCCGAGCTCCGCCAGTGACTTCTCCGGCCACAGGTGCCGGAACACCCGCTCGTACGCGTAGTTGGGGCAGCGGATCTCGCCGGACTCGACCCGTCCGACGTAGCGCGCGTCGCAGGACACGTGCTCGCCGATCTCCCGGGCGGCCCGGCGGACCAGGGTGGCGAACTCCCCCGGCGAGAGGGCGCCGCGCAGCTCGCGCATCGCCTGGTTGGGGACGGGCGCCGGACGGGGCCCGCCGGTTCGCGTGGCTGCCATGCTGCACTCCGAGGTCGTGCCGGGGTGGTCGCGCCGACCCCTGGGGGGAGGGCCGCCGCGTCGCCACGACAGTACCGGCAGTCACCGTGCGAACACGGCGGGTTGTCGGGAGCGGGTGGGTCAATTGCGGACAATCCGGACGCAGTTGCCGCGTTGTGCCATGAAATGCCATGGCTTGCTGTATCGGAGGCCGTGGCCTGGACGTCGGGTCCCGCGTTGTCCTGATACATGGACACCGGCGGTACGGGCCCCCTCCCGGACCGGCCTCCCGTCGCACGACCGGGTGACGGAGCACCATCCGGTTTCCGCGCGACCCGAGGCGACAGGAGGTCCCCCATGGCCACCGGAGTTCCCCAGTACCGACGGCAGGCCGTCCCCGCCACGCCGCCGCCCGTCAGCTCGGCCGCCCGCGTCGTCCAGTACGACACCGTCACCGTCCAGGTCCGGCACGGCCTGGAGGCGGTCGACATCCTCCGCCTGCGGCGCGCCTGCGGCGCCGTCCAGCAGACCGCCGCCGGCACCGCCATCGCCTTCCTGGTCCCGGCCGGCACCGCCCTGCGCTGGCACCTCACCGGCTCCGCCTGCACCCCCGGGGCCGACCTGCTCCCGCCCACCGACCCGCGCTGGATCATCCCGCCCTCCGGCTCCCAGCCCTGCCCGCGCCCCACCGACGCCTGGGTGTTGCGCTCCGCCCTCTGCGAAGCCGCCACCACCCTCACCGCGGGCGGCCTGGGCCCGCTCTGAGCGCGTCCGGACGACGCCTGACGGTGCATCAGAGAACTTGCCCGAAGCATGAGTTGGCATGCAACCGTCGTCTCAGTCGGCGGAACGTCCGACCCCGCAGCGGGCAGCTCCCGTCACCCACCGTCGCGGCCGCCGGGTGCGCGGACCCCTTCGTGGCCGGAGGTTTCCCGTCGAACGCCTGTGCCCGCCCCCGGTGCGGCCATATAGTCGGCACCACACGGGAGTTGGGGGGCCGACAGGTGTCCGAGCACGTCTCCGTTCCGGGTCCACCGGGACCCCAGGGCCCACCGGGGCCGGCGGTGCCGCCGCGGCCCGCCTTCCGGCCCGGGCAGGTCGAAGTCAGGATCGACGGGCGGACCCTGTGGATCGCCGGGGCCGCCTATCCGCTGCGCAACATCGCCCGGGTCTACCAGGTGGTCCTCCACCCCCGGAGCGCCGAGGCGTTCGGTCGGTTCGGCCGCCGGTTCGC is part of the Kitasatospora cineracea genome and harbors:
- a CDS encoding histidine phosphatase family protein gives rise to the protein MPARIVLVRHGETSWSATGRHTGRTDVPLTDEGRQMARALGERLARAPWNGLPGATVYTSPLSRARETAELAGFGDRATDRPELLEWDYGQYEGRTGTDIRETDQPGWLIWRDGVPGGETLAQVSDRVDAFLAELNEEHGTPDPDTTTMHCADRDVVLFAHGHLLRILTARWLGLPPEYAQRLKLGTAALCVLSWEYGLPAIEIWNDHSHLERLGH
- a CDS encoding tetratricopeptide repeat protein, with amino-acid sequence MAATRTGGPRPAPVPNQAMRELRGALSPGEFATLVRRAAREIGEHVSCDARYVGRVESGEIRCPNYAYERVFRHLWPEKSLAELGFAPRSAARRRAPAAEPPVPAHPPDAPLRSDEENDDVLRRTFLNGGPTALAAVLGLDQAPPAAAPLPAAPPRPERRRVGAAEVQGVEQAVRDIRLLDDAHGADALFELAGQSLRSAYVLLNDGEYNAATERRLQCGAGELAISVGWLAHDSNRLTDARSFYSEALATARMARDPHLEAHVFSNSAFLARDAGRPREALRAAQAGQAAADGLGSDRLLSLLVLREAGGWALLGDRSACERALARAYELFDRGERPDDPEWMSFYGEAELAGQEAQCWSALGEWDRATARAERAVGLQEPHFVRNRVLYTAELAHDRLGRGDLAGAAEHGAAAVALLGQVRSARIRGMLAHTADRLRPHAAVPEVRDFLDGYDAVAA